One genomic segment of Pagrus major chromosome 13, Pma_NU_1.0 includes these proteins:
- the c13h11orf54 gene encoding ester hydrolase C11orf54 homolog, translated as MADISKTEKVQLHAPDLVELRGVLQAGLEDNFAEVQVSVVECPDLTKEPFQFPVKGLCGSPRITDVGGVPYLIPLVQKHKEYDMNTVSKELELPGAFILGAAGAASRIVGMNAELMPVVLTEAEGRPAVNSSYFSSINPADGQCLQEKYSDKFSDCCFGLLGNLYACEGKPGKVIEVRAKKRTGSHSLVTALRTTLEGHYPDKSLALGGTFIIQKGKAKIHIMPREFSVCPLNTNDEVNNWLKHFEVSAPLICQSVLVSRDPGLDLRVEHTHCFSHHGEGGHYYIDTTPDTVEYLGYFMPAEFVYRIDRPKETHGVGRD; from the exons ATGGCAGACATCAGCAAGACTGAGAAGGTCCAGCTGCACGCCCCAGATTTAGTGGAACTGCGTGGTG TGTTGCAGGCAGGACTCGAGGACAACTTTGCTGAAGTTCAGGTGAGTGTTGTGGAGTGCCCGGATCTCACCAAAGAGCCCTTCCAGTTCCCTGTCAAAG GCTTATGTGGAAGTCCTCGCATCACTGATGTTGGTGGTGTGCCGTACCTGATCCCCTTGGTTCAGAAGCACAAG gaATATGACATGAACACCGTATCAAAGGAGCTGGAGCTGCCAGGAGCCTTCATCCTCGGTGCAGCAGGTGCTGCCTCCAGGATTGTTGGAATGAACGCGGAG CTGATGCCTGTGGTTCTGACCGAAGCGGAGGGACGGCCTGCGGTGAACAGCAGCTACTTCTCCTCCATCAATCCAGCCGATGGCCAGTGTCTGCAAGAGAAATACAGTGACAAATTCTCTGACTGCTGCTTTGGACTGCTGGGCAATCTGTACGCCTGTGAAGGGAAGCCTGGAAAG gtcATAGAGGTGCGGGCCAAGAAGAGAACGGGAAGCCACAGTCTTGTGACGGCCTTGAGGACCACGCTTGAAGGTCACTACCCTGATAAAAGCCTGGCTCTGGGAGGCACCTTCATCATCCAGAAAGGGAAGGCTAAAATCCATATCATG CCAAGAGAGTTCTCAGTCTGCCCCCTGAACACCAATGACGAAGTCAACAACTGGCTGAAGCACTTCGAGGTCAGCGCCCCGCTCATCTGCCAGTCAGTGCTGGTATCCAGAGACCCT GGTTTGGACCTGCGCGTGGAGCACACCCACTGCTTCAGCCACCACGGAGAAGGTGGCCACTACTACATAGACACCACACCTGACACCGTGGAGTACCTGGGCTACTTCATGCCTGCAGAGTTCGTGTACCGCATCGACAGGCCCAAGGAGACCCACGGAGTCGGACGAGATTGA